Proteins encoded together in one Ipomoea triloba cultivar NCNSP0323 chromosome 4, ASM357664v1 window:
- the LOC116015375 gene encoding transcription factor MYB30-like: MVRAPCCDKIGVKKGPWSPEEDQILISYIQRNGHANWRALPKQAGLLRCGKSCRLRWINYLSPEIKRGNFTKEEEDAIIHLHETLGNRWSAIAARLPGRTDNEIKNVWHTHLKKRLSNYEPPMKPIKHPKTTTATSEKHSNIIQHATGPTSPHQTSSDDMSSSSSATDSSAMTDTITEHPAMIKLENADSAEGFVEIDESFWTDVPSFGSPVSSLENFMEQSGGDMNMNMVEDDRDFWYNLFVRAGEISELAEF; this comes from the exons ATGGTGAGAGCTCCTTGCTGCGATAAGATTGGTGTGAAGAAAGGGCCATGGAGCCCAGAAGAAGACCAGATTTTGATCTCTTACATTCAGAGAAATGGCCATGCCAATTGGCGAGCTCTTCCCAAACAAGctg GATTGTTGAGATGCGGCAAGAGTTGCAGGCTCAGATGGATAAATTACCTTAGCCCGGAAATAAAGAGGGGAAATTTcaccaaggaagaagaagacgcAATTATCCACTTGCATGAAACGCTTGGCAATAG ATGGTCAGCAATTGCTGCAAGATTACCAGGTCGTACAGACAATGAAATCAAGAACGTGTGGCATACCCACTTGAAGAAGAGGCTCTCAAATTACGAGCCCCCCATGAAGCCCATTAAGCACCCAAAAACCACTACTGCCACGTCAGAAAAACATTCCAACATTATTCAACATGCTACGGGCCCCACCTCGCCCCACCAAACCTCCAGCGACGACATGTCATCGTCGTCGTCGGCGACAGATTCCTCGGCCATGACTGACACAATAACGGAACATCCGGCAATGATTAAGCTGGAAAACGCTGATTCAGCGGAAGGGTTCGTGGAAATTGATGAGAGCTTTTGGACAGACGTGCCAAGTTTTGGGTCCCCAGTTTCCAGCCTGGAAAACTTTATGGAACAAAGTGGGGGagatatgaatatgaatatggtGGAGGATGACAGGGACTTTTGGTATAATCTTTTCGTGAGAGCTGGGGAAATTTCGGAATTAGCAGAGTTTTAA